A genomic window from Pocillopora verrucosa isolate sample1 chromosome 7, ASM3666991v2, whole genome shotgun sequence includes:
- the LOC131775206 gene encoding adenosine receptor A2a-like, which yields MSDFYCNESFQYHPSNVDFKELRSTIMANLIFNSFLTYTAVMLNIVTIYALHKASTIAKPLKTLLLHLAFSDVAVGLFGQPLYISLLVKWLQIETPSCDIYLMLSIYGYLCTGASFLGMVAVSMERFLAVHLHLRYQELVTHKRVVTVVISIWVFSVLLSSITLWGPRSTRDAVSLVIAAVGLILTFVSYIRIYLTVRRHKNQIQSIQIRGEAQSDAMKNFAARIKSTVGIFYVYILFMICFLPSLISSAAIRIFGSSIVLKRFHLLSVTLIYLNSSLNPVIYCWKMRHVRHAILNILQNMFRSRNEPSR from the coding sequence ATGAGCGACTTCTATTGTAACGAGTCCTTCCAGTATCATCCTTCCAACGTCGATTTCAAAGAACTTAGGTCAACTATCATGGCCAACTTAATCTTCAACAGTTTTCTGACTTATACCGCCGTTATGTTGAATATTGTGACAATCTACGCATTGCACAAAGCTTCGACGATtgcaaaacctttaaaaacGCTTCTTCTGCACCTCGCCTTTTCTGATGTGGCGGTCGGTTTATTTGGTCAACCACTTTATATTTCACTTCTTGTCAAGTGGTTACAAATAGAGACTCCTAGCTGTGACATTTACCTAATGCTGAGTATTTATGGCTATTTATGTACAGGTGCTTCGTTCCTAGGTATGGTGGCTGTAAGTATGGAaaggttcttagctgttcatcttcaccTCAGATaccaagagcttgtgactcacaagcgcgttGTTACTGTGGTGATCTCAATATGGGTATTCAGTGTATTATTATCTTCAATAACATTGTGGGGGCCGCGTAGCACTCGGGATGCTGTTAGTTTAGTTATTGCAGCAGTTGGCTTAATTCTCACATTCGTATCTTACATCAGGATATATTTAACTGTTCGACGGCACAAGAATCAGATACAGTCCATACAAATACGAGGTGAAGCTCAGTCTGATGCGATGAAAAACTTTGCTGCCCGCATTAAATCTACAGTTGGTATATTCTACGTCTATATCTTAtttatgatttgttttctgCCTTCCCTAATTAGCTCGGCTGCCATCAGAATCTTTGGCTCGAGCATCGTTTTGAAAAGATTTCATCTTCTTTCAGTGACTCTGATCTATcttaattcatctttgaaccctgtcatttactgctggaagatgagacacgTTAGACACGCTATCTTAAACATACTACAAAACATGTTTCGGAGTAGAAATGAACCATCTCGTTGA